The following proteins are co-located in the Tolypothrix sp. NIES-4075 genome:
- a CDS encoding DsbA family oxidoreductase: MLIDIFHDTVCPWCRIGKKHLFDAMKQTQTAANIRWHPFLLDNTVPASGYEFRSFMRTRKNIGETELQQMFDYAQKAGEAAGVKLDINKISLAVNTTLSHQLIAIAPENIKNDIVEAIYKAYFEDNLNLGDIEVIIAIGTAHQLNPTELRRQLTDDAAVDKILAESIFARLNNISSVPFFIINNQVKIDGSHSVEVFIQALNRATILETSPKIW, translated from the coding sequence ATGCTGATCGACATCTTTCACGATACCGTTTGTCCCTGGTGCAGAATCGGCAAAAAGCATCTTTTTGATGCAATGAAGCAAACCCAAACAGCAGCCAATATTCGCTGGCATCCCTTCCTACTTGATAACACCGTTCCTGCAAGCGGTTACGAATTTCGCAGCTTTATGCGAACAAGAAAAAACATTGGAGAAACAGAACTCCAGCAGATGTTTGACTATGCACAAAAAGCAGGTGAAGCAGCTGGAGTCAAGCTAGATATTAACAAAATTTCTCTAGCAGTCAACACGACACTTTCCCACCAACTAATTGCTATAGCACCAGAAAACATTAAAAATGATATCGTAGAAGCAATTTACAAAGCTTACTTTGAAGACAATTTAAATCTCGGAGACATCGAAGTTATTATTGCTATAGGTACGGCACACCAACTAAATCCTACAGAATTACGAAGACAATTAACTGATGATGCCGCAGTCGATAAAATTCTGGCTGAATCAATATTTGCTCGGTTGAATAATATCAGCAGCGTGCCGTTTTTTATTATCAACAACCAAGTAAAAATTGACGGTTCTCACTCCGTAGAAGTATTTATTCAAGCATTAAATCGTGCAACAATTTTAGAAACATCGCCAAAAATATGGTAG
- the eboE gene encoding metabolite traffic protein EboE, translating to MKIQNNIHLTYCTNIHPGEEWNKVFTNLQQYVLELKTKIAPRKPFGIGLRLAAIAAKELLQGNTLKEFKSWLAEHDLYVFTLNGFPYGGFHQQVVKDQVYAPDWSKQERLDYTLQLTNILAELLPAEMEGSISTLPLSYKPWFKGNQNSQTVINSASLHIAEVVAEMVRIRADTGKLLHLNLEPEPDGLIENAAEVIDYFQKHLLPIGGAYLAQELEIPKEAAEALLLEHVRVCYDTCHFAIAFENPVSVFKQFQAVGIQIGKIQISAALQVYVPEDTEQRRQVKQRLLPFAESTYLHQVVTSDFNQYSDLENALPDLENTTASQWRIHFHVPIFIHDYKLLQSTQDDITTVLELLQNHQVCNHLEIETYTWDVLPGEMKLDLSASIQREYEWVLNKMLAVSC from the coding sequence GTGAAAATACAAAACAACATTCACTTAACGTATTGCACCAACATTCACCCAGGTGAAGAATGGAACAAAGTCTTTACTAACTTACAGCAATACGTTTTAGAACTAAAAACAAAAATAGCACCCAGAAAACCGTTTGGTATTGGCTTGCGTTTAGCAGCAATAGCAGCCAAAGAACTTTTACAAGGAAACACCTTAAAAGAGTTTAAATCATGGTTAGCCGAACATGATTTATACGTGTTTACTTTAAATGGCTTTCCTTATGGTGGATTTCATCAGCAAGTAGTAAAAGACCAAGTTTATGCACCAGATTGGTCAAAACAAGAACGGTTAGATTACACATTACAACTAACTAATATTCTCGCAGAATTGTTACCTGCCGAAATGGAAGGTAGCATTTCGACACTACCGTTATCTTACAAACCTTGGTTTAAAGGAAATCAAAATTCCCAAACCGTCATCAACAGCGCTAGTTTGCACATCGCAGAAGTTGTAGCGGAAATGGTACGCATCCGAGCTGATACGGGAAAGCTGCTGCACTTAAATTTAGAACCAGAACCAGATGGATTAATTGAAAATGCTGCCGAGGTAATTGATTATTTCCAAAAGCATTTATTACCCATCGGTGGTGCTTATTTAGCACAAGAATTGGAGATACCCAAAGAAGCAGCCGAAGCGCTTTTGTTAGAGCATGTGCGTGTATGTTACGACACATGCCATTTTGCGATCGCCTTTGAAAATCCAGTTTCCGTCTTCAAGCAATTTCAAGCTGTAGGAATTCAAATTGGCAAAATTCAGATTAGTGCAGCCTTACAGGTATATGTGCCAGAAGATACCGAACAACGCCGCCAAGTTAAACAACGGTTGCTTCCTTTCGCCGAATCTACGTATTTACACCAAGTAGTTACCAGCGACTTCAATCAATATTCCGACTTGGAAAACGCCTTACCAGATTTGGAAAATACCACCGCATCTCAATGGCGAATTCACTTTCATGTGCCAATTTTTATCCACGATTATAAACTTTTGCAATCGACGCAAGATGACATTACCACTGTCTTGGAACTGCTGCAAAATCATCAGGTTTGCAATCATTTAGAAATTGAAACTTACACTTGGGATGTATTACCTGGTGAAATGAAGCTAGATTTATCAGCATCGATTCAACGTGAGTATGAGTGGGTTTTAAATAAGATGTTGGCTGTTAGTTGTTAG
- a CDS encoding 3-dehydroquinate synthase gives MVASIPEKTTLNLQPIQQHVSVSFDYKVYFTNEVFKLKNHMLAQLIAGDGELKPKKIVVVVDAGLLEFRRSLLRQIALYTKYHADILTLAGDPIKVPGGEAAKNNPNLVKQIHKVIDSSGICRHSYLIAIGGGAVLDLAGFAAATAHRGVRLIRIPTTVLGQNDSGVGVKNGINAFGKKNFLGTFAPPYAVVNDLSFLSTLSDRDWRSGIAEAVKVALIKDADFFEFIRTHSEALRHRDMDAMQQLIYRCAQLHLQHIATSGDPFEMGSSRPLDFGHWAAHKLEQLTNYSLRHGEAVAIGIALDTTYSYLLGKISRLEWQCILNTLVTLGFVLYVPELEEKLSQPEHSRSLFRGLQEFREHLGGELTLTLLQRIGQGIEVHQADLSLYKQAISLLQEFVEDRHRKSISSFLSPSVSESLT, from the coding sequence ATGGTAGCTAGTATCCCGGAAAAAACCACATTAAATTTGCAACCGATTCAGCAACATGTTTCGGTTAGCTTCGATTATAAAGTTTACTTCACCAATGAAGTATTTAAGTTGAAAAATCACATGCTGGCGCAATTAATTGCTGGCGATGGTGAGCTAAAACCAAAGAAAATAGTAGTAGTAGTAGATGCAGGTTTATTAGAGTTTCGGCGTAGCTTGCTCAGGCAAATAGCACTGTATACCAAGTATCATGCCGATATCTTAACCCTCGCAGGCGATCCGATAAAAGTTCCCGGTGGAGAAGCTGCTAAAAACAATCCCAACTTAGTCAAGCAAATTCATAAAGTAATTGATTCATCGGGGATATGTCGTCACTCCTACCTGATAGCAATTGGTGGTGGTGCGGTGTTAGACTTGGCTGGATTTGCTGCTGCAACTGCACATAGAGGAGTTCGTCTTATCCGTATTCCTACTACAGTCTTGGGACAAAATGATTCTGGTGTTGGGGTGAAAAACGGAATTAATGCCTTTGGGAAAAAGAACTTTCTCGGCACATTTGCGCCCCCTTACGCAGTAGTCAATGATTTATCATTTTTGAGTACCTTAAGCGATCGCGATTGGCGTTCTGGCATTGCCGAAGCTGTGAAAGTCGCCCTAATTAAGGATGCTGACTTCTTTGAATTCATCCGCACTCACAGCGAAGCACTGCGTCATCGAGACATGGACGCGATGCAACAGTTGATTTACCGATGCGCTCAGTTACATTTACAACATATCGCCACCAGCGGCGATCCCTTTGAAATGGGTTCATCTCGTCCGTTAGATTTCGGACATTGGGCAGCGCATAAACTAGAACAACTGACAAATTATAGTTTGCGTCATGGAGAAGCGGTTGCGATCGGTATTGCCTTAGATACAACTTATTCCTATTTGTTAGGAAAGATTTCTCGCTTAGAATGGCAGTGCATTTTAAATACACTAGTAACATTAGGCTTTGTCTTGTACGTCCCGGAACTCGAAGAAAAACTATCACAACCAGAACATTCGCGCAGTTTATTTCGCGGGTTGCAAGAGTTTCGCGAACATTTGGGAGGAGAATTAACATTAACGTTGCTGCAACGAATTGGTCAAGGAATTGAAGTTCACCAAGCGGATTTATCTTTGTACAAACAAGCTATTTCCTTATTGCAAGAGTTTGTAGAAGATAGACACAGAAAAAGCATTTCCTCCTTCCTCAGTCCATCTGTATCTGAAAGCTTAACTTAA